A genomic segment from Propioniciclava sp. MC1595 encodes:
- a CDS encoding thiol-disulfide oxidoreductase DCC family protein gives MHLLYDADCGFCSRSASWLVAWGVPGVRSMQSVDLPSLGVDAARAGREIPAVLADGRVVYGARAIGEALRFGPLWLRVAGWLVRGPLAWPAALVYRVVARFRHLLPGGTGECRLG, from the coding sequence ATGCACCTCCTCTACGACGCCGACTGCGGGTTCTGCTCGCGGTCGGCGTCGTGGCTTGTCGCGTGGGGCGTCCCGGGGGTGCGGTCGATGCAGTCGGTCGACCTGCCGTCCCTCGGCGTGGACGCCGCGCGCGCCGGTCGCGAGATCCCGGCCGTGCTGGCCGACGGACGCGTGGTCTACGGGGCCCGTGCGATCGGGGAGGCGTTGCGGTTCGGACCGCTCTGGTTGCGGGTGGCCGGCTGGCTGGTGCGTGGGCCGCTGGCGTGGCCCGCCGCGCTGGTCTACCGGGTCGTCGCCCGCTTCCGGCACCTGCTGCCCGGCGGCACGGGGGAGTGCCGGCTGGGCTGA
- a CDS encoding zinc-binding dehydrogenase: protein MGDLRITDDPMPQEIEGFTRVRIGAVGLCGSDLHWFSEGGIGDVRIEHPSIPGHEQGGVALDGPYAGRVVAIDPALPCRQCARCLEGNTNLCPRIAFSGNAGLDGGLCEVMSWPTHAVVPLPDGMTAEDAAMLEPLGVAVHAWDLGHVKLGDRVAVVGAGPIGLFLVQLAARSLTAEVVAVEPLEHRRDAAVRLGADAAFAPGEVAVADFDVVFEACGLPDAVAETAVLARPGGRLVIAGIPEEDEYAFPASAVRRKGLTIAVVRRMKDVYPRAIALVERGQVDVRAVVSHRFDLADSTEAFTFAAGRGGLKVLITSGDAAAHPEPSRGVRVGGDPT from the coding sequence GTGGGCGATCTGAGGATCACCGACGACCCCATGCCCCAGGAGATCGAGGGATTCACCCGGGTGCGGATCGGCGCGGTCGGCCTGTGCGGCTCCGACCTGCACTGGTTCTCCGAAGGGGGCATCGGTGACGTGCGCATCGAGCACCCGAGCATCCCCGGCCACGAGCAGGGCGGCGTCGCGCTCGACGGCCCGTACGCCGGCCGCGTGGTCGCGATCGACCCTGCCCTGCCCTGCCGCCAGTGCGCGCGCTGCCTCGAGGGCAACACCAACCTCTGCCCACGGATCGCCTTCTCCGGCAACGCCGGCCTCGACGGCGGCCTGTGCGAGGTGATGAGCTGGCCGACGCACGCGGTCGTCCCGCTGCCCGACGGCATGACCGCCGAGGACGCCGCGATGCTCGAGCCGCTCGGGGTCGCGGTCCACGCGTGGGACCTCGGCCACGTGAAGCTCGGCGACCGCGTCGCCGTGGTGGGCGCCGGGCCGATCGGGCTCTTCCTGGTCCAGCTGGCCGCGCGCAGCCTCACCGCCGAGGTCGTCGCCGTCGAGCCACTCGAGCACCGCCGGGACGCCGCCGTCCGCCTGGGTGCCGATGCCGCGTTCGCGCCCGGTGAGGTCGCGGTCGCCGACTTCGACGTCGTGTTCGAGGCCTGCGGCCTGCCGGACGCCGTGGCCGAGACCGCCGTGCTCGCCCGGCCCGGCGGGCGCCTGGTCATCGCCGGCATCCCCGAGGAGGACGAGTACGCGTTCCCGGCGTCCGCGGTGCGGCGCAAGGGTCTCACCATCGCGGTCGTGCGCCGCATGAAGGACGTCTACCCGCGCGCCATCGCGCTGGTCGAACGCGGGCAGGTCGACGTGCGGGCCGTGGTCAGCCACCGCTTCGACCTCGCCGACTCGACCGAGGCGTTCACCTTCGCCGCCGGGCGGGGCGGGCTCAAGGTGCTGATCACCTCAGGTGACGCCGCGGCGCACCCCGAGCCCTCCCGCGGAGTCCGCGTCGGCGGGGACCCCACCTGA
- a CDS encoding adenylosuccinate synthase has translation MPGIVVIGTQWGDEGKGKATDQLGDQVDYTVRYSGGNNAGHTLVVNGEKYALHLLPSGILNPGIPVIGNGVVVDLEVLFSEIDALNARGVDTSRLIISANAHIITPYHKVLDKVTERFLGKRKIGTTGRGVGPAYADKINRVGIRIQDLLDEELLRDKVEASLKQKNQLLVKVYNQMEVDATEVADHLLSFADRVRPMVRDVARELNDALDEGQLVVFEGAQAHHLDVDHGTYPYVTSSNPIAAGACTGSGVGPTRLDRIVGIAKAYTTRVGEGPFPTELLDEDGDRLRNDGGEFGTTTGRPRRCGWFDPLVVEAACTYNGVTDVFLTKLDILTGWEKIPVCVAYEVDGRRLEHYPVLMNDLVKAEPIYEYLDGWTEDISGCRTFDELPATCQAYVKRLEELIRCRISGIGVGPGREQAVMIHDLV, from the coding sequence ATGCCTGGGATCGTCGTGATCGGCACGCAGTGGGGTGACGAGGGCAAGGGGAAGGCGACCGACCAGCTGGGCGACCAGGTCGACTACACGGTCCGCTACTCCGGCGGCAACAACGCCGGCCACACCCTCGTCGTCAACGGCGAGAAGTACGCGCTGCACCTGCTGCCCAGCGGCATCCTGAACCCCGGCATCCCGGTGATCGGCAACGGCGTCGTCGTCGACCTCGAGGTGCTGTTCAGCGAGATCGACGCCCTGAACGCCCGCGGCGTCGACACCTCGCGGCTCATCATCAGCGCGAACGCGCACATCATCACGCCGTACCACAAGGTGCTCGACAAGGTCACCGAGCGGTTCCTCGGCAAGCGCAAGATCGGCACCACCGGCCGCGGCGTCGGCCCGGCGTACGCCGACAAGATCAACCGCGTGGGCATCCGTATCCAGGACCTCCTGGACGAGGAACTGCTGCGCGACAAGGTAGAGGCCTCGCTGAAGCAGAAGAACCAGCTGCTGGTGAAGGTCTACAACCAGATGGAGGTCGACGCGACCGAGGTCGCCGACCACCTGCTCAGCTTCGCCGACCGCGTGCGCCCGATGGTGCGCGACGTCGCCCGAGAACTCAACGACGCCCTCGACGAGGGCCAGCTGGTCGTGTTCGAGGGCGCGCAGGCGCACCACCTGGACGTCGACCACGGCACCTACCCGTACGTCACCTCGTCGAACCCGATCGCGGCCGGCGCGTGCACCGGCTCCGGCGTGGGCCCGACCCGGCTGGACCGCATCGTCGGCATCGCCAAGGCCTACACCACCCGTGTGGGCGAGGGCCCGTTCCCGACCGAGCTCCTCGACGAGGACGGCGACCGCCTCCGCAACGACGGCGGCGAGTTCGGCACCACAACCGGGCGCCCGCGCCGCTGCGGCTGGTTCGACCCGCTCGTGGTCGAGGCCGCCTGCACCTACAACGGCGTCACCGACGTGTTCCTCACCAAGCTGGACATCCTCACCGGCTGGGAGAAGATCCCGGTCTGCGTGGCCTACGAGGTCGACGGGCGCCGGCTCGAGCACTACCCGGTGCTGATGAACGACCTCGTCAAGGCCGAGCCGATCTATGAGTACCTCGACGGCTGGACCGAGGACATCTCCGGGTGCCGCACCTTCGACGAGCTGCCCGCCACGTGCCAGGCATACGTGAAGCGCCTCGAGGAGCTGATCCGCTGCCGCATCTCCGGCATCGGCGTCGGCCCGGGCCGCGAGCAGGCGGTCATGATCCACGACCTGGTCTGA
- a CDS encoding MFS transporter, with product MAVSGEITVRERIQFASGDFFVGGGASLLSVLYLIFLTDVVKLAPGLAGTAVLVAKLWDAVNDPLTGSISDRVRTRWGRRRPFIFVGALLLVPVMALFWLPDPPPASQVGWPSGPR from the coding sequence ATGGCGGTGTCGGGGGAGATCACGGTCCGCGAGCGCATCCAGTTCGCGTCGGGTGACTTCTTCGTGGGCGGCGGGGCGTCCCTGCTCAGCGTGCTCTACCTGATCTTCCTCACCGACGTCGTCAAGCTCGCGCCCGGGCTGGCCGGCACCGCCGTGCTCGTCGCCAAGCTGTGGGACGCCGTCAACGACCCGCTGACCGGGTCCATCTCCGACCGGGTGCGCACCCGCTGGGGCCGGCGGCGTCCGTTCATCTTCGTGGGCGCGCTGCTGCTGGTGCCGGTGATGGCGCTGTTCTGGCTGCCGGACCCGCCTCCCGCCTCCCAAGTTGGGTGGCCGTCTGGGCCGCGCTGA